From a single Apium graveolens cultivar Ventura chromosome 2, ASM990537v1, whole genome shotgun sequence genomic region:
- the LOC141697823 gene encoding uncharacterized protein LOC141697823, with product MTCPCRNCKNNKWQRREFIYDHLICSGPYPLYVNWIVEVSQILSANNGSEDEDMDWENNLHFGDNLDEMLDRTNGPNVDSKRFYEEGKQPLYPDYKKFSRLSFIVRLYSLKCVHRIMESGFGDILKLIRDAFPEANVPLSFYAAKNDSCKTCGLSRWIVREKKGTSDSNPEKVIHKVTANMIRYFPLKPRLQRLFMCKDFSELMVWHAVGHQRDGKLRHPADAEAWKTMDARYPQFASKNRNIRLGLVADGFNHFRTMNTNHSTWPIVLVNYNLPPWLCMKPENLILSTLISGPNSPKNSIDVYMQPLVAELTELWNEGIQTYYAFTDQTFILRASILWTISDFPGYAMLSGWGTKGYLGCPVCNYETSSMYLKYSKKMCYMNHRKFLDPDHKWRFDKRRFNGQIEMGQPPAILSGTNIEDLLSNFQNQFGKKKKEPGQKKVKKVDSPFKKKSLFFNLPYWSHNLHRHNLDVMHIEKNVCDNILGTLLNMVGKTKGHVNARLDLQELGIRKALHLVRSLDGKHLEIRAVVFDMTNKEKDLFCAVLKNVKLPYGSASNISRYVHTKERKISGYKSHDARFLLHYLLQFAVKKSLKPEVATIFIRLGAFLRGIWSKVIDLNELRRLQQEIMEILCQFENIFVNAFFDIMVHLLSKPEGSIAEGYLAEEGLTFFSRFLGGDSGSKITKLAKFGSCPEKLEYHIGTRRNKDGKSIHLKESQWMAIHRYILFNSGNKEIESLIE from the exons ATGACATGCCCTTGCCGGAATTGTAAAAATAATAAGTGGCAGCGTCGAGAATTTATCTACGATCATCTCATATGTAGTGGTCCTTACCCATTATATGTGAACTGGATTGTAGAAGTTTCACAGATTTTAAGTGCAAATAATGGtagtgaagatgaagatatgGACTGGGAGAATAATCTACATTTTGGAGATAATTTAGATGAGATGTTGGACCGTACAAATGGACCAAATGTTGATTCTAAAAGATTTTATGAGGAGGGAAAACAACCTTTATATCCAGACTATAAAAAATTCTCACGATTAAGTTTTATTGTCCGACTTTATTCCTTAAAATGTGTTCACAGAATTATGGAGTCAGGATTCGGGGATATACTAAAGCTGATCCGAGATGCGTTTCCAGAGGCAAATGTACCATTGTCTTTCTATGCTGCAAAGAAC GACTCTTGCAAAACTTGCGGCCTTTCAAGATGGATTGTACGCGAGAAGAAAGGCACTTCAGACAGTAATCCGGAGAAGGTGATTCACAAAGTCACGGCGAATATGATACGGTATTTTCCACTAAAGCCAAGGCTGCAACGACTCTTTATGTGTAAAGATTTTTCGGAACTTATGGTATGGCACGCAGTTGGACATCAAAGGGATGGGAAACTTAGACATCCCGCTGATGCCGAAGCTTGGAAAACAATGGATGCGAGATATCCCCAGTTCGCGTCAAAAAATAGAAACATCAGGCTAGGTTTAGTAGCTGACGGTTTTAACCATTTTCGTACCATGAATACAAATCACAGTACTTGGCCAATTGTTTTGGTCAATTACAACCTTCCACCCTGGTTGTGTATGAAGCCAGAAAACCTCATTCTGTCAACTCTTATTTCTGGTCCAAATTCTCCTAAAAATAGCATCGATGTCTATATGCAACCTCTAGTGGCTGAGTTGACAGAATTATGGAATGAAGGAATACAAACCTATTATGCCTTTACTGATCAGACCTTTATCTTACGTGCAAGTATTCTCTGGACAATTAGCGATTTCCCGGGATATGCGATGTTATCGGGATGGGGCACGAAGGGTTACTTAGGGTGTCCCGTTTGTAATTATGAGACATCTTCCATGTACCTAAAATATAGTAAAAAGATGTGCTATATGAATCATCGGAAGTTTCTCGATCCCGATCATAAGTGGAGGTTTGACAAAAGAAGGTTCAATGGACAAATAGAAATGGGACAACCCCCTGCAATTCTGTCGGGAACAAACATAGAAGATTTGTTGTCTAATTTCCAAAATCAGTTTGGAAAAAAGAAGAAGGAACCAGGACAAAAAAAGGTGAAGAAGGTTGATTCCCCCTTTAAGAAAAAGTCACTTTTTTTTAATTTACCATATTGGAGTCATAATTTGCATCGACACAACCTCGACGTAATGCATATTGAGAAGAATGTTTGTGACAACATTCTTGGCACTCTGCTAAATATGGTTGGCAAGACAAAGGGCCATGTGAATGCACGTTTAGATTTACAAGAACTTGGCATTAGGAAGGCCCTCCATCTTGTTCGATCACTTGATGGGAAACACCTTGAAATTAGGGCTGTCGTATTTGATATGACAAATAAAGAGAAAGATTTGTTTTGCGCAGTACTGAAAAATGTGAAATTGCCATATGGTAGTGCATCAAATATCAGTCGATATGTGCACACGAAAGAGAGGAAAATCTCTGGCTATAAGAGCCATGATGCTCGCTTTCTCTTGCACTATTTACTACAGTTTGCGGTGAAAAAATCACTAAAACCTGAAGTTGCGACAATTTTTATCAGACTAGGGGCATTTTTGAGAGGTATTTGGAGCAAAGTTATCGACTTGAATGAACTTCGAAGGCTGCAACAAGAAATTATGGAAATCCTTTGTCAATTTGAGAATATATTTGTGAATGCCTTCTTCGACATAATGGTACATTTGCT AAGCAAACCAGAGGGATCTATCGCTGAGGGTTACCTGGCGGAAGAAGGCTTGACATTTTTCTCAAGATTCTTGGGTGGCGATTCGGGATCAAAAATTACGAAGCTTGCTAAATTTGGAAGTTGTCCAGAAAAATTAGAGTACCATATTGGTACGAGAAGAAATAAAGATGGAAAATCAATTCATTTGAAAGAATCTCAATGGATGGCAATTCATCGCTACATTCTATTTAACAGCGGAAATAAAGAGATAGAGTCTTTAATTGAGTAA